A stretch of the Argentina anserina chromosome 6, drPotAnse1.1, whole genome shotgun sequence genome encodes the following:
- the LOC126800756 gene encoding vesicle-associated protein 2-2-like, whose product MMNSIVEIHPKELKFVVELKKQSSCSIRLTNKSDHHVAFKVKTTSPKKYCVRPNVGVISPKSVCEFSVTMQAPKTALPDMDCKDKFLIQSTAVSSETTDADITASMFAKDEGKYVEERKLRVILISPPNSPILSPIKGDLKQGQVHEASVLDNQVFGGVETVPQHKMVTGDVKFRVVNSEESKPTKESEVKPAKHVELEIRQEEELTQGKDVGLKLPKYEELEAIKDVESKATNAVHIEPAKDVELKSAKVVELEPAKDMNAKIVESKSSEDLLLKLSKDVDADKAQVVEGLKLVKDIKEMKSKLLELEFKLSQAQVTISTLTEERGSSIQEIKDLKEQLGHLSKGGVQRVEFPVIIGCTVALFSVLLVTAIAIKSLCMKVASSL is encoded by the exons tTGAGTTGAAGAAGCAAAGCTCATGCTCAATTCGACTTACTAACAAGTCTGACCACCATGTTGCTTTTAag GTTAAAACTACATCCCCCAAGAAATACTGTGTGCGGCCAAATGTAGGTGTTATCTCGCCAAAATCAGTTTGTGAATTCTCAG TTACAATGCAAGCTCCAAAGACAGCTCTGCCTGATATGGATTGTAAAGATAAGTTCTTAATCCAAAGCACAGCTGTTTCTTCTGAGACGACTGACGCTGATATTACTGCTAGCATG TTCGCTAAAGATGAGGGTAAATACGTTGAAGAGAGAAAGCTAAGAGTAATCCTCATCAGTCCACCTAATTCGCCAATACTGTCACCAATCAAGGGAGACTTGAAGCAAGGGCAGGTCCATGAAGCCTCAGTGCTAGATAATCAAGTATTTGGTGGAGTGGAGACCGTACCCCAACACAAAATG GTTACAGGGGATGTGAAGTTCAGAGTTGTCAATAGTGAGGAGTCAAAGCCAACAAAGGAATCTGAGGTAAAACCAGCAAAGCATGTGGAATTGGAAATAAGACAAGAGGAGGAGCTGACACAGGGAAAAGATGTGGGATTGAAACTACCAAAGTATGAGGAGTTGGAAGCAATAAAGGATGTGGAGTCAAAAGCAACAAATGCTGTGCACATAGAACCAGCCAAAGATGTGGAGTTGAAATCAGCTAAGGTTGTGGAACTGGAACCAGCAAAAGATATGAATGCAAAGATTGTGGAGTCAAAATCATCAGAGGATTTGCTTTTGAAACTATCAAAAGACGTGGATGCGGACAAAGCGCAGGTTGTGGAAGGTTTGAAGCTGGTTAAAGATATCAAGGAGATGAAATCAAAGCTACTTGAACTTGAATTCAAGCTGAGCCAG GCTCAAGTTACTATCTCGACACTAACAGAGGAGAGGGGTTCAAGCATCCAAGAGATAAAAGATTTAAAGGAGCAATTA GGGCATTTGAGTAAAGGTGGTGTGCAACGGGTCGAGTTCCCTGTTATAATTGGTTGCACAGTGGCACTTTTCAGTGTTCTCCTTGTTACAGCTATAGCTATTAAAAGTTTGTGCATGAAGGTAGCTTCATCCCTCTGA